Proteins encoded by one window of Gordonia jinghuaiqii:
- the resB gene encoding cytochrome c biogenesis protein ResB encodes MTDVTDRPRVDTPEPGTPKPHWVRRRVLWPLRNLWRSLTSMRTALLLLFLLALAAIPGALLPQRELNETKTLEYIDSRGTLGTWMDRLQLFDVFSSAWFTAIYVLLFISLVGCLTPRMVEHFHSLRAKPVAAPRNLSRLPRHVTHTVDGTPEEIAERINGRLRGWRREVVVREPTKAHPDGCVEVSAEKGYLREFGNLVFHFALLALLVSIAVGKMYGYEGTRSLVADGEQGMCNTSTAVYDSFRAGNLVDGTDLSPFCFRVDDFSATFLPSGQPDMYDATIRYAEGADGNVNNLGDPASWDSTSVRVNEPLRVAGDRVYVLGNGFAPTFSVTFPNGEKRTQTTPFVPDELQTMLSSGAARFDTPAGLYPDADERRKNQIAIEGLFAPTASFHGTLLSSSSPVPDDPFVAIRIFKGDTGLDTGKPQNVYSLDQQLIEQGRLQRQAQVNLAVGQSHTLADGTTVTFDGYERWVSVQVSHDPAQVWVLVSAVVMLGGLLVSLLIRRRRIWARLVPVPVTTAAEATTTDDGDRSDSQRRTVVEIAGLARTDQAGWGEGFDEQAADLVADGDAVSRRTTRRL; translated from the coding sequence ATGACTGATGTGACCGACCGTCCCCGGGTGGACACCCCCGAGCCGGGGACACCGAAGCCGCACTGGGTCAGGCGCCGCGTGTTGTGGCCGTTGCGCAACCTGTGGCGGTCGCTGACGTCGATGCGCACCGCGCTGCTCCTGCTGTTCCTGCTGGCTCTCGCCGCGATCCCGGGCGCACTGCTGCCGCAGCGCGAGCTCAACGAGACCAAGACGCTCGAGTACATCGACAGCCGTGGCACGCTCGGCACCTGGATGGACCGGCTGCAGCTGTTCGACGTGTTCTCCAGTGCCTGGTTCACCGCGATCTACGTGCTGCTGTTCATCTCGCTCGTCGGTTGCCTCACGCCGCGAATGGTCGAGCACTTCCACAGCCTCCGTGCGAAACCCGTTGCCGCACCGCGGAATCTGTCGCGGCTACCGCGCCACGTGACGCACACCGTCGACGGCACGCCGGAGGAGATCGCCGAGCGCATCAACGGCAGGCTGCGCGGCTGGCGCCGCGAGGTGGTCGTCCGGGAACCCACCAAGGCCCACCCGGACGGCTGCGTCGAGGTGTCCGCGGAGAAGGGCTACCTCCGCGAGTTCGGCAACCTGGTCTTCCACTTCGCGTTGCTGGCCCTGCTGGTGTCGATCGCGGTCGGCAAGATGTACGGCTACGAGGGCACGAGAAGCCTCGTCGCCGACGGCGAGCAGGGGATGTGCAACACCTCCACCGCCGTCTACGACTCCTTCCGCGCGGGGAATCTCGTCGACGGCACGGACCTGTCGCCGTTCTGCTTCCGCGTCGACGATTTCTCGGCGACCTTCCTGCCCAGCGGTCAGCCCGACATGTACGACGCGACGATCCGCTACGCGGAGGGCGCCGACGGCAACGTCAACAACCTGGGCGACCCGGCGAGCTGGGACTCCACCTCGGTGCGTGTCAACGAGCCGCTGCGGGTGGCCGGCGACCGCGTGTACGTGCTGGGCAACGGTTTCGCGCCGACGTTCTCGGTCACCTTCCCCAACGGGGAGAAGCGCACGCAGACCACACCGTTCGTCCCCGACGAACTCCAGACGATGCTGTCCTCGGGTGCGGCGCGCTTCGACACCCCCGCCGGTCTCTACCCCGACGCCGACGAGCGCCGAAAGAACCAGATCGCCATCGAGGGGTTGTTCGCGCCGACCGCGTCGTTCCACGGGACGCTGTTGTCGTCGTCGTCTCCCGTGCCCGACGATCCGTTCGTCGCCATCCGCATCTTCAAGGGCGACACCGGCCTGGACACCGGGAAACCGCAGAACGTCTACTCCCTCGACCAGCAGCTGATCGAACAGGGCCGTCTCCAGCGCCAGGCGCAGGTCAACCTCGCGGTCGGGCAGAGCCACACCCTGGCCGACGGCACGACGGTGACCTTCGACGGTTACGAGCGCTGGGTGTCGGTTCAGGTCTCGCACGACCCCGCCCAGGTCTGGGTGCTCGTCAGCGCCGTGGTGATGCTCGGCGGGCTGCTCGTGTCGCTGCTGATCCGGCGCCGGCGTATCTGGGCGCGGCTGGTTCCGGTCCCTGTCACCACCGCCGCCGAAGCCACCACCACCGACGACGGTGACCGGAGCGATTCGCAACGACGTACTGTAGTAGAGATTGCCGGGCTGGCTCGTACCGATCAGGCCGGCTGGGGTGAGGGCTTCGACGAGCAGGCGGCCGATCTCGTCGCCGATGGCGACGCCGTCTCTCGGCGGACGACCCGGCGGCTCTGA
- the ccsB gene encoding c-type cytochrome biogenesis protein CcsB, translated as MNVLTTALPVDAMPIDETLARYSDLLFGTAITIYVVAVILFLGALAAVRGRRLEEKQLVNAGTTGAAGEQPRVPGRLEGPTRRTLGEKLGNMALPVVVVGLAAHIGSIVLRGIATERAPWGNMYEFISMTCAAGVIAGLIILRKREHRPLLSFVLLPVILLMFIAGRWLYTQAAPVVPALKSYWLAVHVSIISVSSGILLVSGVASILYLAKLRWAASTPEESAALASRPGIGGAVRRIVEHLPSAESLDRLAYKCVVIGFPLFGLGVICGAIWAEAAWGRFWGWDPKETVSFIAWVIYAAYLHARATAGWRNNAAAWINVAGFVAMLFNLFIINLVVSGLHSYAGL; from the coding sequence ATGAACGTCCTAACGACCGCACTTCCCGTCGACGCGATGCCGATCGACGAGACGCTCGCGCGGTACTCCGATCTGCTGTTCGGCACGGCGATCACGATCTACGTCGTCGCGGTCATCCTGTTCCTCGGTGCGCTCGCCGCCGTTCGTGGCCGGCGCCTCGAAGAGAAGCAACTGGTGAACGCCGGCACTACCGGCGCCGCCGGGGAGCAACCGCGTGTCCCGGGCCGCCTCGAAGGTCCGACGCGACGGACCCTGGGCGAGAAGCTCGGCAACATGGCGCTGCCGGTCGTGGTCGTCGGACTCGCCGCCCACATCGGCTCGATCGTGTTGCGCGGCATCGCGACCGAGCGTGCGCCGTGGGGCAACATGTACGAGTTCATCTCGATGACGTGTGCCGCGGGCGTCATTGCCGGCCTGATCATCCTGCGCAAGCGCGAGCATCGTCCGCTGCTGTCCTTCGTGCTGTTGCCGGTCATCCTGCTGATGTTCATCGCAGGCCGTTGGCTCTACACGCAGGCCGCACCCGTCGTGCCCGCCCTGAAGTCCTACTGGCTGGCCGTCCACGTGTCGATCATCTCGGTCTCATCGGGGATCCTGCTGGTCTCCGGCGTCGCGAGCATCCTGTACCTGGCCAAGCTCCGGTGGGCGGCGTCGACGCCCGAGGAGTCCGCGGCCCTGGCGAGCCGTCCGGGTATCGGTGGCGCGGTGCGACGCATCGTCGAACACCTGCCGTCGGCGGAGAGCCTGGACCGGCTGGCCTACAAGTGTGTCGTGATCGGTTTCCCGCTGTTCGGACTCGGTGTCATATGCGGAGCCATCTGGGCCGAGGCGGCATGGGGCCGATTCTGGGGCTGGGACCCCAAGGAGACGGTGTCGTTCATCGCCTGGGTGATCTACGCGGCCTATCTGCACGCACGTGCGACGGCCGGCTGGCGGAACAACGCCGCGGCCTGGATCAACGTCGCCGGCTTCGTGGCGATGTTGTTCAACCTGTTCATCATCAACCTGGTGGTGTCGGGCCTGCATTCCTACGCGGGCCTGTAG
- a CDS encoding helix-turn-helix domain-containing protein has protein sequence MNPGRSPHGASTDDDQSFAEKIGYLFEHSRDENGIRYTGKKIAEKANRLGYSLSDAYISQLRTGKARTPSFRTVEAIARAFDVSVTYFLSNPDEDLERVRQQQNYVEMLQITGSHLSGIDMGSLSTGTIDALIDLLKLVKSQALAKQTETATTDVPG, from the coding sequence TTGAACCCGGGACGATCTCCGCATGGGGCGTCGACCGATGACGACCAGAGTTTCGCCGAGAAGATCGGTTACCTGTTCGAACACAGCCGTGACGAGAACGGCATCCGCTACACCGGGAAGAAGATCGCCGAGAAGGCGAACCGTCTGGGCTACTCCCTGTCCGACGCCTACATCTCCCAGCTGCGTACCGGCAAGGCCCGCACCCCGTCGTTCCGCACGGTCGAGGCCATCGCCCGCGCCTTCGACGTGAGCGTCACCTACTTCCTGTCCAACCCCGACGAAGATCTGGAACGCGTACGGCAGCAGCAGAATTACGTCGAGATGCTCCAGATCACCGGGAGCCATCTGTCAGGTATCGACATGGGTTCACTGAGCACCGGCACCATCGACGCCCTGATCGATCTGCTGAAACTGGTGAAGTCGCAGGCACTCGCCAAGCAGACCGAGACGGCGACGACCGACGTTCCCGGCTGA
- a CDS encoding BldC family transcriptional regulator encodes MTSIEPAAQAAYITPGLASQHTLTPGQVAAMFNVNPKTVARWASSGILGSIRTPGGHRRFREEDVVALLNRRTH; translated from the coding sequence GTGACCAGCATCGAACCCGCAGCACAGGCGGCCTATATAACCCCGGGCCTGGCAAGCCAGCACACCCTGACTCCCGGCCAGGTGGCCGCCATGTTCAACGTGAACCCCAAAACCGTCGCCCGGTGGGCCAGTTCGGGCATCCTCGGTTCCATCCGCACGCCGGGTGGTCATCGTCGCTTCCGCGAGGAGGACGTCGTCGCACTCCTCAACCGTCGCACCCACTGA
- a CDS encoding DUF4229 domain-containing protein: MTLALALFAYTFARLLLVVAVAAIILFGGRLVGVEVPFLVAAVFGVLIALPLGMVLFKTLRLKVNGEIAALEASRRSKHDDLQSRLRGDN, from the coding sequence ATGACTCTGGCGCTCGCCTTGTTCGCCTACACGTTTGCGAGGCTGCTCCTCGTTGTCGCGGTCGCGGCGATCATCCTTTTCGGCGGCCGCCTGGTCGGTGTCGAGGTGCCCTTCCTCGTGGCCGCCGTTTTCGGCGTCCTGATCGCGTTGCCACTCGGCATGGTGCTGTTCAAGACGTTGCGTCTGAAGGTCAACGGCGAGATCGCGGCGCTCGAGGCGAGTCGCCGTTCCAAGCACGACGACCTCCAGTCCCGCCTCCGTGGCGACAACTGA
- a CDS encoding PLP-dependent cysteine synthase family protein — protein sequence MRPTRVVDRRADRAWAQNAVRLIEADARRSADTHLLRVALPAWSRWSGPGGEEGVDLYLKDESTHPTGSLKHRLARSLFLYALCNGWVVSGTPVIEASSGSTAVSEAYFAELIGVPFIAVMTRTTSPAKTALIERHGGRCHFVDHPGEVYTEALRLEAELGGHFIDQFTMAERATDWRGNNNIAESIFAQLADEDHPIPTWIVVGAGTGGTSATLGRYVRYRRHDTWLAVVDPENSVFLPAYETADGSLTGEVGSRIEGIGRPRVEPSFISQVIDRMIGVPDEASIATARRVSDLLGRRVGGSTGTNMWGAFSLVAEMVASRTAGSVVTLLCDHGDRYATTYFDDTWLAAQSFDLSPAQDVLDEFFATGRWTH from the coding sequence ATGAGGCCGACGCGGGTCGTCGACCGGCGTGCCGACCGCGCCTGGGCGCAGAACGCCGTCCGCCTGATCGAGGCGGACGCGCGTCGCAGTGCCGACACCCACCTGCTGCGCGTCGCGCTGCCCGCCTGGTCGCGCTGGTCGGGCCCCGGTGGCGAGGAGGGCGTCGACCTGTATCTGAAGGACGAGTCCACACATCCGACGGGCTCGCTCAAGCACCGGCTCGCACGGTCGCTGTTCCTGTACGCGCTGTGCAACGGCTGGGTGGTCTCCGGCACACCGGTCATCGAGGCGTCGTCGGGGTCGACGGCGGTCAGCGAGGCATACTTCGCCGAACTGATCGGCGTCCCGTTCATCGCGGTGATGACCAGGACCACGTCGCCGGCGAAGACCGCCCTCATCGAACGGCACGGCGGGCGTTGCCATTTCGTCGACCATCCCGGCGAGGTGTACACCGAGGCGCTTCGGTTGGAGGCCGAGCTCGGCGGACACTTCATCGACCAGTTCACGATGGCCGAACGTGCCACGGACTGGCGCGGCAACAACAACATCGCCGAATCGATCTTCGCGCAGCTCGCCGACGAGGACCATCCGATCCCCACCTGGATCGTCGTCGGAGCGGGTACGGGTGGGACCTCGGCAACCCTCGGGAGGTACGTGCGCTATCGACGGCACGACACCTGGCTCGCGGTGGTCGACCCGGAGAACTCGGTGTTCCTGCCGGCCTATGAGACCGCCGACGGATCACTCACCGGTGAGGTCGGGTCACGGATCGAGGGCATCGGTCGCCCGCGCGTGGAACCGTCGTTCATCAGCCAGGTCATCGACCGCATGATCGGGGTCCCCGACGAGGCGTCGATCGCGACAGCACGCCGGGTGAGTGACCTCCTCGGCCGACGAGTCGGCGGATCGACGGGCACCAACATGTGGGGCGCGTTCTCACTCGTCGCCGAGATGGTCGCCTCGCGTACCGCCGGAAGTGTCGTGACGCTGCTGTGCGATCACGGGGATCGCTACGCCACCACCTACTTCGACGACACATGGCTCGCTGCACAGTCTTTCGACCTGTCCCCGGCGCAGGATGTGCTCGACGAGTTCTTCGCGACGGGTCGCTGGACACACTGA
- a CDS encoding ABC transporter ATP-binding protein, producing the protein MSVEPRGALVEAVDLVREYQMGEERVRALDGLNLSIEGGQFVSVVGPSGAGKSTLLHVVGALDTPTSGRISIDGVDLGRLDDTAASEFRRHRVGFVFQFFNLVPTMSAWENVALPRLLDNQSLRKAKPRAVELLARVGLADRVDHRPSELSGGQMQRVAIARSLIMDPTILLADEPTGNLDSKTGESVLELLSEVAHDTADRLVMMVTHDPKAAEVADTTITVRDGKIA; encoded by the coding sequence ATGTCGGTGGAACCCCGTGGTGCGCTGGTCGAAGCGGTCGACCTGGTGCGCGAGTACCAGATGGGTGAGGAACGTGTCCGCGCCCTCGACGGCCTGAATCTCTCGATCGAGGGCGGACAGTTCGTGTCCGTGGTCGGTCCCTCCGGAGCGGGAAAGAGCACTCTGCTGCACGTCGTCGGCGCGCTCGACACGCCGACCTCGGGTCGGATCAGTATCGACGGGGTCGACCTGGGCCGACTCGACGACACCGCCGCGTCGGAGTTCCGGCGTCACCGGGTGGGCTTCGTCTTCCAGTTCTTCAACCTCGTACCGACGATGTCGGCGTGGGAGAACGTCGCGCTGCCGCGCCTGCTGGACAACCAGTCGCTGCGCAAGGCCAAACCGCGTGCCGTCGAACTGCTTGCGCGTGTGGGGCTCGCCGACCGAGTCGACCACCGGCCGTCCGAGCTGTCCGGTGGTCAGATGCAGCGTGTCGCGATCGCGCGGTCGCTGATCATGGACCCGACCATCCTGCTCGCCGACGAGCCGACGGGAAACCTCGACTCCAAGACCGGCGAATCGGTGCTCGAGCTGCTCTCGGAGGTCGCCCACGACACCGCCGACCGGCTCGTGATGATGGTGACCCACGACCCCAAGGCCGCCGAGGTCGCCGACACCACGATCACGGTGCGCGACGGAAAGATCGCCTAG
- a CDS encoding FtsX-like permease family protein, with amino-acid sequence MPGDVPSDRRGSAEPGRVEALIAGLTRIRLLNLREIRTHRLRLFTSLAVVVVSSALLIAVLGTYGSTSESVRDFNNAVSGTADIEVAGITSSGVDQSLAGEIRRDVDGAKAVVPMIRGSVVIDDSSVPLLGSDQRVTQLSGDLRAAVAQEQSGTIDVDRLRTGVFAGPGLGLERGQKLTVSGVEVEVLEVIDNEQAARLNNGRFIFAYVDLAQRLVGLEGRLDSILIVTEPGADVGAVRSEIEGIVDGRAVVVDPDFRAKQAEVASSVTRDATLLVSLVSLVIAAFLVFNTMNMAVASRRRSLAMIRALGGKRSHLVGDMLGEAALMGLVGGVLGIPLGILAGRAVISSLPEPPPDTVGTVINYHLPGYAPAVAVIACVLACVAATTLAARSVFSVSPVEAMAPVEVSDSAARRGPAVVVAGVVGVAGVIAAWVIVSTVPGRPAILAGVFYLVGALLVCFAVSKPLSWAVVRVARWFAGPGRLASVNTERAPRRAWATLMTVAVAIAVGIGTSGALDNLVSSMSKSLDGLGDPDFYVSSSSAAGLPLGPILPASLAGEVAAVPGVTEVVGGQWAAVNIGESKANVQGLEPDSRAPFMRKASPEAVAQVLAGDGILLSNVLARVLDVTSGDTVELATPSGPRQAVVRDTVDYVSLDSGVAAMSQELLGEWYDRAGDTYLQVITAPGADPEQIQRQLELLVADIQTTGNKPISVYSGAEALKATQATVQQAGAFAVAIQWIVAGAAAIALLNTLLLSVLERRRELGVLRAMGASRKFISRMVLAEAGAVALVGSVLGAVLGTLMHLLSNEILSITTSLTVIYSPRPSALLFIGIAVALCLIGAFVPAVRAARMNISESIQNE; translated from the coding sequence GTGCCCGGCGATGTCCCGTCAGACCGGCGGGGGAGTGCGGAGCCTGGCCGCGTCGAAGCCCTGATCGCCGGTCTCACCCGTATCCGGTTGCTCAACCTCCGGGAGATCCGGACCCACCGCTTGCGGCTGTTCACCTCCCTCGCCGTGGTGGTCGTCTCGTCGGCGCTGCTCATCGCGGTGCTGGGGACCTACGGTTCGACGTCGGAGTCGGTGCGCGACTTCAACAATGCCGTGTCGGGAACCGCCGACATCGAGGTCGCCGGCATCACCTCGTCCGGCGTCGACCAGTCGCTGGCCGGTGAGATCCGGCGCGATGTCGACGGCGCGAAGGCCGTCGTGCCGATGATCCGGGGATCGGTGGTCATCGACGACTCGTCGGTTCCGCTGCTCGGCTCCGATCAGCGGGTGACCCAGCTGTCGGGCGACCTGCGTGCGGCCGTTGCGCAGGAACAGTCCGGCACGATCGACGTCGACCGTCTCCGCACCGGGGTGTTCGCCGGACCCGGGCTGGGCCTGGAACGTGGCCAGAAGCTGACGGTCAGTGGCGTCGAGGTGGAAGTCCTCGAGGTCATCGACAACGAGCAGGCGGCGCGACTCAACAACGGCCGCTTCATCTTTGCCTACGTCGATCTGGCGCAGCGCCTCGTCGGACTCGAGGGCCGGCTCGATTCCATCCTGATCGTCACCGAGCCGGGGGCGGATGTCGGTGCGGTGCGTTCCGAGATCGAAGGGATCGTGGACGGCCGTGCCGTCGTGGTCGATCCGGACTTCCGGGCCAAGCAGGCCGAGGTCGCGAGTTCGGTGACCCGTGACGCCACGCTGCTGGTCTCGTTGGTGTCGCTGGTCATCGCGGCGTTCCTGGTGTTCAACACCATGAACATGGCGGTCGCCTCGCGGCGCAGATCCCTCGCCATGATCCGGGCGCTGGGGGGCAAGCGATCTCACCTCGTCGGCGACATGCTCGGCGAGGCCGCCCTGATGGGCCTCGTCGGCGGTGTCCTCGGCATCCCGCTGGGGATCCTCGCCGGGCGGGCAGTGATCAGCAGCCTGCCCGAGCCGCCGCCCGACACGGTGGGCACGGTCATCAACTATCACCTGCCGGGGTATGCGCCGGCGGTGGCGGTGATCGCCTGCGTGCTGGCCTGTGTGGCGGCGACGACGCTCGCGGCGCGGTCGGTGTTCTCGGTGTCGCCGGTGGAGGCGATGGCGCCGGTCGAGGTGTCCGACTCGGCTGCCCGCCGGGGTCCCGCGGTGGTCGTCGCCGGGGTGGTGGGTGTCGCCGGAGTGATCGCGGCCTGGGTCATCGTGTCCACCGTCCCGGGGCGGCCGGCCATCCTCGCCGGGGTCTTCTACCTGGTCGGTGCGCTGCTGGTCTGCTTCGCGGTGTCGAAGCCGTTGTCGTGGGCGGTGGTTCGGGTCGCACGCTGGTTCGCCGGACCCGGCCGGCTGGCGTCGGTGAACACCGAGCGGGCGCCGCGACGTGCCTGGGCGACGCTCATGACGGTCGCGGTGGCGATCGCGGTGGGCATCGGAACCTCGGGTGCGTTGGACAACCTGGTGTCGTCGATGTCGAAATCGCTCGACGGTCTGGGCGACCCTGACTTCTATGTGTCCTCGTCGTCGGCGGCGGGTCTTCCGCTGGGGCCGATCCTGCCGGCGTCGCTGGCCGGGGAGGTCGCGGCGGTGCCGGGCGTGACCGAGGTCGTCGGCGGCCAGTGGGCTGCGGTCAACATCGGTGAGAGCAAGGCGAACGTACAGGGCCTGGAGCCCGATTCGCGGGCCCCGTTCATGCGCAAGGCATCTCCCGAGGCGGTGGCGCAGGTTCTGGCCGGCGACGGCATCCTGCTGTCGAATGTGCTTGCGCGCGTTCTCGATGTGACGTCGGGGGACACGGTGGAACTCGCCACGCCGAGTGGGCCGCGGCAGGCCGTGGTGCGCGACACCGTCGACTATGTGTCGCTGGACTCGGGGGTCGCGGCGATGTCGCAGGAGCTGCTGGGGGAGTGGTACGACCGTGCCGGTGACACCTATCTGCAGGTCATCACTGCGCCGGGTGCCGATCCGGAACAGATTCAGCGGCAGCTGGAATTGCTGGTCGCCGACATCCAGACCACCGGAAACAAGCCGATCAGTGTCTACAGTGGCGCCGAGGCTTTGAAGGCGACGCAGGCAACGGTGCAACAGGCGGGCGCCTTCGCGGTGGCGATCCAATGGATCGTCGCGGGTGCGGCGGCGATCGCGTTGCTGAACACGTTGCTGCTGTCGGTTCTCGAACGACGCCGCGAGCTCGGCGTCCTGCGTGCGATGGGTGCGTCACGGAAGTTCATCTCGCGCATGGTCCTCGCGGAGGCGGGTGCGGTGGCGCTGGTCGGCTCGGTGCTGGGAGCCGTGCTGGGCACCCTGATGCATCTGCTCAGCAATGAGATCCTCAGCATCACAACCTCGTTGACGGTGATCTACTCACCGCGACCATCGGCATTGCTGTTCATCGGCATCGCGGTGGCATTGTGCCTCATCGGCGCATTCGTGCCGGCCGTCCGTGCGGCGCGGATGAACATCAGCGAATCGATCCAGAACGAGTGA
- a CDS encoding helix-turn-helix domain-containing protein, whose protein sequence is MHDDQSTDTAHDAQSADLAGDAASSDPARGLAAVRALRTLADRLEDVQVANARANGWSWQAIAEVLQISRQAVHQKHSQREARASGPEGDTDV, encoded by the coding sequence ATGCACGACGACCAGAGCACCGACACCGCACACGACGCACAGAGCGCCGACCTGGCAGGGGACGCTGCGAGCAGCGATCCCGCCCGAGGGCTGGCTGCGGTCCGTGCGCTGCGCACCTTGGCCGACCGGCTCGAAGACGTGCAGGTGGCCAACGCCCGGGCCAACGGGTGGAGCTGGCAGGCGATCGCGGAAGTGCTGCAGATCAGCCGCCAGGCCGTGCATCAGAAGCACTCACAACGTGAGGCCCGCGCAAGTGGGCCAGAAGGAGACACAGATGTTTGA
- a CDS encoding Clp protease N-terminal domain-containing protein has protein sequence MFERISRDDKMLLAFATQEAGDLGHRQLGNDHLILGMLCNARSPLFDFLADRGLTLASAREVVRAYHADHADPADGESSSDDESATQRYEEDREALRSIGIDLDKVREAVRGRFGEDLSEGWGERRERGPRGRGEGRRGEGRRGHGRRHGHGHGPHRGRGSRPDCDPAVLGAGPWGPGGFGPGGFGPGGFGPGGFGPGGPFPGEGGPWEPGRGRRGPRGRGSRPRFSSDTRAAFGRAMEIARERGDRQLRAEYLLLGIIDTADDASRTLIESATTADDLRAAVWADLPEVDAGV, from the coding sequence ATGTTTGAGCGAATCAGTCGCGATGACAAGATGCTGCTGGCTTTCGCCACGCAGGAGGCCGGCGACCTGGGTCACCGGCAGCTGGGCAACGACCACCTGATCCTGGGCATGCTCTGCAACGCACGGAGTCCGCTGTTCGATTTCCTTGCCGACCGGGGACTGACCCTCGCATCGGCCAGGGAAGTGGTGCGTGCGTACCACGCCGACCACGCCGACCCGGCCGATGGCGAATCGTCCTCCGACGACGAGTCGGCCACGCAGCGATACGAAGAAGATCGAGAAGCGTTGCGCAGCATCGGTATCGATCTGGACAAGGTCCGCGAGGCCGTGCGTGGCCGCTTCGGTGAGGACCTCTCCGAGGGCTGGGGCGAGCGCCGCGAGCGGGGTCCCAGGGGACGAGGAGAGGGTCGCAGAGGAGAAGGTCGCAGGGGTCACGGCCGGCGCCACGGGCATGGGCATGGACCGCACCGTGGACGAGGATCGCGCCCCGACTGCGACCCCGCCGTTCTCGGTGCCGGCCCCTGGGGCCCAGGCGGTTTCGGGCCGGGCGGTTTCGGGCCGGGCGGTTTCGGGCCAGGTGGTTTCGGGCCCGGCGGTCCGTTTCCCGGTGAGGGCGGTCCGTGGGAGCCCGGCCGTGGACGTCGGGGACCGCGGGGTCGCGGGTCGCGTCCACGTTTCTCGTCCGACACCCGAGCAGCGTTCGGCAGGGCGATGGAGATCGCCCGCGAACGCGGTGACCGTCAGTTGCGCGCCGAGTACCTCTTGCTCGGGATCATCGACACCGCCGACGACGCGTCGCGCACCCTGATCGAATCGGCCACGACCGCCGACGATCTCCGCGCCGCAGTCTGGGCCGACCTGCCCGAGGTCGACGCCGGGGTCTGA
- a CDS encoding 1,4-dihydroxy-2-naphthoate polyprenyltransferase, which yields MATPKQWIEGARPRTLPNAIAPVVVGVGAVRELGDVTWWKAVLALLVAVALIIGVNFANDYSDGVRGTDDDRVGPMRLVGSRAATPDAVKRAAFLCFGIGAVCGLALAITTAWWLIVVGAVCIAGAWFYTGGKRPYGYIGLGEIAVFTFFGLVAVMGTQFVVSGRVDWIGLVCAIGVGAISTAVLVVNNLRDIPSDTESGKITLAVRLGDKRTRLLFAALVAAPLVVSIVLVIATPWALLGLLAAPLMWIAYRPVRSGAVGPALIPSLGAAGQAMLAWAVLTAVGLVLP from the coding sequence GTGGCAACCCCGAAGCAGTGGATCGAAGGCGCACGTCCCCGCACCCTGCCCAACGCGATCGCCCCGGTGGTGGTCGGTGTCGGCGCGGTGCGCGAACTCGGTGACGTCACCTGGTGGAAGGCCGTTCTCGCGCTACTCGTCGCGGTCGCCCTGATCATCGGGGTGAACTTCGCCAACGACTACTCCGACGGCGTGCGCGGCACCGACGACGACCGCGTCGGCCCGATGCGGCTCGTCGGCTCGCGGGCAGCGACACCGGACGCGGTCAAACGGGCCGCCTTCCTGTGCTTCGGGATCGGCGCGGTCTGCGGACTCGCCCTCGCGATCACGACCGCGTGGTGGCTGATCGTCGTCGGCGCCGTCTGCATCGCGGGCGCCTGGTTCTACACCGGCGGCAAGCGACCGTACGGCTACATCGGCCTCGGTGAGATCGCGGTGTTCACGTTCTTCGGCCTGGTCGCGGTGATGGGCACCCAGTTCGTGGTGAGCGGTCGGGTCGACTGGATCGGGCTGGTGTGCGCGATCGGTGTCGGCGCCATCTCGACGGCGGTGCTGGTGGTCAACAATCTGCGCGACATCCCCAGCGACACCGAATCCGGCAAGATCACCCTCGCGGTCCGCCTGGGCGACAAGCGCACTCGTCTGTTGTTCGCCGCTTTGGTCGCCGCACCCCTCGTCGTGAGCATCGTGCTCGTGATCGCGACCCCGTGGGCGCTGCTCGGACTGCTTGCCGCACCGCTGATGTGGATCGCGTACCGCCCTGTGCGCAGCGGCGCCGTCGGGCCCGCGCTGATCCCGTCGCTGGGTGCCGCCGGACAAGCGATGCTGGCGTGGGCGGTACTCACGGCGGTCGGGCTCGTCCTGCCCTGA